In Selenomonas dianae, a genomic segment contains:
- the rpmG gene encoding 50S ribosomal protein L33 codes for MRNNITLECTECHSRNYRTNKNKKNNPDRLEFSKYCKFCRKHTPHKETK; via the coding sequence ATGCGCAACAACATTACGCTTGAGTGCACGGAGTGCCATAGCCGCAACTATCGCACGAACAAGAACAAGAAGAACAATCCGGATCGTCTGGAGTTCAGCAAATACTGCAAGTTCTGCCGTAAGCACACGCCGCATAAAGAAACAAAGTAA
- the nusG gene encoding transcription termination/antitermination protein NusG produces MADKEELYLRQANPHRAWYVIHTYSGYENKVKANLERLMHSASMSDMIFNVVVPVENEIEMKDGKEKVVPRKVFPGYVLVDMIVDEHSWYVVRNTTGVTGFVGSEKHPIPLTAEEAERILSGSVGAPKRRTKVNVGDTVRIASGAFEDYAGKVTSIDAAGLRVQVDVEGTPLDVEMDQVELI; encoded by the coding sequence ATGGCGGATAAGGAAGAACTCTATCTCAGACAGGCAAACCCCCACCGGGCTTGGTATGTCATCCACACCTATTCGGGCTATGAGAACAAAGTCAAGGCGAATCTCGAACGCCTCATGCACTCGGCGAGCATGAGCGACATGATCTTCAACGTCGTTGTCCCTGTGGAGAACGAGATCGAGATGAAGGACGGCAAGGAAAAGGTCGTCCCGCGCAAGGTGTTCCCGGGCTACGTCCTCGTCGATATGATCGTCGATGAACACTCTTGGTACGTTGTGCGCAATACAACGGGAGTCACGGGCTTTGTCGGCTCGGAGAAACACCCCATCCCGCTGACGGCGGAGGAGGCGGAGCGCATTCTCTCGGGTTCTGTCGGTGCGCCGAAGCGCCGTACGAAGGTGAACGTCGGGGATACCGTGCGCATTGCCTCGGGCGCATTCGAGGACTATGCGGGCAAGGTTACATCCATCGACGCGGCAGGGCTTCGCGTCCAGGTGGATGTGGAGGGAACCCCCCTTGATGTCGAGATGGATCAGGTCGAATTGATCTGA
- the rplK gene encoding 50S ribosomal protein L11, with amino-acid sequence MAKKVARVVKLQVPAGKATPAPPVGPALGQAGVNIMAFVKDFNERTAKQAGLIIPVEITVFEDRSFTFITKTPPAAVLLKKAAGIEKASGEPNKTKVAKLPRAKAREIAESKMPDLNAASIEAATSMIEGTARSMGIEITD; translated from the coding sequence ATGGCAAAGAAGGTTGCGCGTGTCGTAAAACTGCAGGTTCCTGCGGGCAAGGCGACACCGGCTCCTCCGGTTGGACCTGCACTCGGTCAGGCGGGCGTGAATATCATGGCGTTCGTCAAGGACTTCAACGAGCGCACGGCAAAGCAGGCGGGGCTCATCATTCCGGTTGAGATTACGGTTTTTGAGGATCGCTCCTTTACCTTTATCACGAAGACCCCTCCGGCGGCAGTTCTGCTGAAGAAGGCGGCGGGCATCGAAAAGGCATCGGGCGAGCCGAACAAGACGAAGGTTGCGAAGCTCCCGCGCGCGAAGGCGCGTGAGATCGCCGAGTCCAAGATGCCGGATCTGAACGCTGCGTCGATCGAGGCGGCGACATCCATGATTGAGGGGACTGCCCGCAGCATGGGAATTGAGATCACAGACTAA
- the secE gene encoding preprotein translocase subunit SecE yields the protein MGKIVKFLREVVAEMKKVSWSTKKELVTYTGVVGIAIVVVCALIWICDTIFARVFQVILHY from the coding sequence ATGGGAAAAATAGTCAAATTCCTGCGGGAAGTTGTCGCAGAGATGAAGAAGGTTTCGTGGTCCACGAAGAAGGAACTCGTTACCTATACGGGCGTTGTCGGCATCGCGATCGTCGTCGTCTGCGCATTGATCTGGATCTGTGACACCATTTTTGCCCGTGTATTTCAGGTCATACTGCATTACTAG